Within the Pseudoxanthomonas sp. YR558 genome, the region ACGACACCGAGATGAAGGGCGCCTCGGTGACGGTCAACTGGCGTCCGAGCGACGACTGGGCGTTCAAGTACGTCGCCGCCAAGCGCGAGTCGGATACCGAGACCAACATCGACTTCGACACCACGCCGCGCCCGTTGGTGGACGTGCGCGCGTTCTACAGCGACAGCCAGGTCAGCCAGGAACTGCAGGCCAACTACGACGGCGGCGGCCGCGCCCGCGGCGTTATGGGCCTGTACTGGTTCAACGGCGATGCCGGTGGCCAGGTGCTGAACTACTTCTGGAACCCGCTGCTGGCCACCGGCCTGACCAACCCGCTGTTCGGCGATACCCAGGGCGTGGTCAACACCAAGAGCGTCGCGCTGTACGCGGACTGGACCTTCGACCTGACCGACCGCCTGAAGCTGGACGTGGGTGCGCGCTACACGGACGAAGACAAGCACGCCATCGCGTTGAACCGCTTCTACACCAACAACCAGTACGAGACCTCCTGGGGCACGGCGGCGAACTTCAACAAGACGGTCAACTTCAAGAACGTCTCGCCGAAGGTCTCGCTGGATTACCAGATCACCCCGGACATCATGGTCTACGGCCTGGCCTCGCGCGGCTTCAAGTCGGGCGGTTACAACATCCGCGCCAACACCACCGCGGTGCCGCGCTCGGGCGAGCCGTTCGATGACGAATCCGTCGACAGCTTCGAGATCGGCAGCAAGATGTCGTTCCTCGACCAGCGCCTGTTCCTGAACCTCTCGGCGTTCCACAACAAGTACGAAGACATCCAGCTGTCGGTGTTCACTTCGTACACGCTGCCGAATGGTTCGCAGAGCTTCTTCGGCGACTTCACCAATGCCGGCAAGGGCACCGTGAACGGCGTGGAAGTCGAGTATCAGTTCCTGCCGACGGCCAACTGGCTGATCAGCGGCAACCTGGCCTGGCTGGATGCGAAGTACGACGAGTTCATCACCAGCGGCGTCAACGTGGCCGACAGCCAGTACTTCACCAACGCACCGGAATTCTCCGGCGCGATCAACGTGGAGTACCGCACCGACCTGGCCAACGGCGGCAACCTCTCCGCGCGCGTGGGCTATTCGTACCAGTCCGAAGTGTGGCCGACCACCGATCTGAGCCCGCTGATCAAGCAGGACGGCTATGGCCTGGTCAATGCGGGCGTGATCTGGAAAGTCAGCGATGCGTGGAGCCTGTCGCTGCAGGGCACCAACCTGGCCGACGAGGAATACCGCACCACCGGCTACAACATCGCCGCCTATGGCGTGCTGACCGGCTTCTACGGTCCGCCGCGCCAGTACAGCCTGACCGCGCGCTACGACTTCTGATAGCGCACGGGTTCCATCCTGGGGATGCAACGGCGGCGGGCGAAAGCCCGCCGTCGCTGCGTTATGCTGCCGCGATGCCGATGCGCGCGCGTGACCACCGAAGGACGGACGGATGCTGAGCGTCGGCATGGTCGTGCTGGCGGGGCTGCTGTGGCTGGGCGTGCTGTTCGGTTCGGCGCTGTATGCCGAACGCCATCCGCGCGTGCTTGCGGTGCAGTGGCCCTACATCTACGCGCTGTCGCTCGCGGTGTACTGCACCTCGTGGACCTTCTTCGGCACGGTGACCCAGGCCGCGCGTTACGGCTGGCCGCTGCCGCCCACCTTCGTCGGCACCATCCTGTTGTATGCGTTCGGCGCCTTCCTGCTGGTGCGCTTGGTACGCATGGCGCGCGAGTCCAACGCGACCTCGCTGGCCGACCTGATCGCCACGCGGCTGGGCAAGGACGGCTGGCTGGCGGCTACCATCACCCTGGTCGCGGCGCTGGGCCTGATTCCCTACATCGCGCTGCAGTTGAAGGCGGTGGCGATGAGCTTCGCGCTGCTGACGCGTTCGCCCGGCAACGATGCGCTACCGGCTTGGCAGGACAGCGCGCTGTACGTGGCGTTGGCGATGGCGGTGTTCGCGATGCTGTTCGGCACGCGGCGCGCCAGCGCGGTGGAGCACAACCGCGGCCTGGTGTTGGCGATGGCGTTCGAATCGCTGTTCAAGCTGGCGGCGATGCTGGCGCTGGGCGTATTCGTCTGGTGGGGCCTGCCCGAACTGCCTGAAGTACCGCCGGTGCAGGCGCCGCCGTCGACCACGTACGGCTTTCTGCCATTGGTCGCGCTCGGCGTGCTGGCGATGTTCACCCTGCCGCACCAGGTACACGTGGGCGTGGTCGAATGCCGCGATGAGCGGCATGTGCGCACGGCGCGCTGGCTGTTCCCGCTGTACATGGTGTTGATGGCCGCGCCGCTGCTGCCGCTGGCGCGTGCCGGCGGCGCGATGTTCGGCGATGCGGTGCCTTCCGATCTGTACGTGCTGGCGCTGCCGCTGTCGCAGGGGCACCAGGGCCTCGCGCTGCTCGCCTTCCTCGGCGGCCTGAGCGCGGCGACCGGCATGGTGGTGGTCAGCACACTGACGCTGAGCCTGATGATCGGCAATCACTGGCTGGCGCCGGGTCTGCTGCGCGGTGGCTGGTTGCGCGGCACCGGCGGGGACCTGCGCGGCGCGGTGCTGGCGCAGCGGCGCATCGGCATCGTCGCGGTGATGCTGTTGGCGTGGGCCTACAGTCGGCTGGTCGCCGGCAACGATGCGCTGGCCGACGTGGGCGCGGTGTCGTTCTCCGCGCTGGCCACGCTCGCGCCCGCCCTGGGCTTCGCGATCTGGCGCCCGCAGACGCCGCCGCGCGCGGTGATCGCCGGCATCGTGGTCGGTTTCCTGGTCTGGGCCTGGCTGTTGCTGTTGCCGGTGACGATGGATGCGCGCGGACTGTCGCCGGCGTGGTTGCAGGAGGGACCGTTCGGCATCGCGGGGCTGTCGCCCGATGGCTTCTTCGGCCTGACCGGGTGGAGCCGCCTGGGGCGCGCGGTCGGCGTCAGCCTGTTCTGCGGCACGGCGGTGACGTTGCTGGTGATGGGCTGGCGCGGCAGTGCGCCGCGCCGCGCCGACAGTCGCGGTTTCGACAGCAAGACCTTGCGCGATGCGGGCCGTCGCTTCCTGCCGCGCGAACGGGTCGAGGAACTGCTGGCCGACGCGCCGCGCACCGGCCCCGTGCCCGGCGTGATCGAAGCGCGCCTGGAGCGCGAACTGTCGGCCGTGCTGGGCTCGGCGTCCGCGCGCCTGCTGCTGGATGCCGCACGCCGCGAGAGTGGCGACCTCGATACCGTGGCCGCGATCGTCGGCGAGGTCTCGCAGGACCTGCGCTTCAACCAGCAGGTGCTGGAAGCGGCGCTGCAGAACATGAGCCAGGGCATCAGCGTGATCGACCGCGAACAACGGCTGGTGGCTTGGAACCGGCGCTACCGGGAGATGTTCGGATTTCCGGCGGAGATGCTGCAGGTCGGCCGACCGATCGCCGAGCTGACACGCTGGGCGCTGGCGCGCATGCCGCAGCGCGGCCAGGACGAGCGCGCGCTGGAGCGCAGGTTGGCCTTCATGCGCGCCGGCACGGCGCACCTCACCGAGCGCGTGTTCCCCGATGGCAGCATCGTCGAGATCCGCGGCAATCCGATGCCGGGCGGCGGCTTCGTCGCCACCTACACCGACGTGACCGCGTCGCGCCAGGCCGAACGTCAGCTCAAGCAGGCGAACGAGACGCTGGAGCAACGCGTCGCCGAGCGCACCGTACTGCTCGAGACCGCCAAGCGCGAGGCCGAGCATGCGAACGATGCGAAGAGTCGCTTCCTGACCGCGATCGGCCACGACCTGCTGCAACCGCTGCATGCGGCGCAGCTGTTCACCGATGCGCTGTCGCAGCAGCTGCCGGAAGCGCGCCAGCGCGATACCGCACTGCAAGTGCGCGGAGCACTGGATTCCACCACGGACCTGCTGACCGGCTTGCTGGACATGTCGCGCCTGGAAGCGGGCGGCCTGCTGCCGGAGCCGCGCGACTTCCCGCTGATGGAGGTGCTGGAACCGCTGGCGTCCGAGTTCCGCGTGCTGGCGAACG harbors:
- a CDS encoding PAS-domain containing protein, which produces MLSVGMVVLAGLLWLGVLFGSALYAERHPRVLAVQWPYIYALSLAVYCTSWTFFGTVTQAARYGWPLPPTFVGTILLYAFGAFLLVRLVRMARESNATSLADLIATRLGKDGWLAATITLVAALGLIPYIALQLKAVAMSFALLTRSPGNDALPAWQDSALYVALAMAVFAMLFGTRRASAVEHNRGLVLAMAFESLFKLAAMLALGVFVWWGLPELPEVPPVQAPPSTTYGFLPLVALGVLAMFTLPHQVHVGVVECRDERHVRTARWLFPLYMVLMAAPLLPLARAGGAMFGDAVPSDLYVLALPLSQGHQGLALLAFLGGLSAATGMVVVSTLTLSLMIGNHWLAPGLLRGGWLRGTGGDLRGAVLAQRRIGIVAVMLLAWAYSRLVAGNDALADVGAVSFSALATLAPALGFAIWRPQTPPRAVIAGIVVGFLVWAWLLLLPVTMDARGLSPAWLQEGPFGIAGLSPDGFFGLTGWSRLGRAVGVSLFCGTAVTLLVMGWRGSAPRRADSRGFDSKTLRDAGRRFLPRERVEELLADAPRTGPVPGVIEARLERELSAVLGSASARLLLDAARRESGDLDTVAAIVGEVSQDLRFNQQVLEAALQNMSQGISVIDREQRLVAWNRRYREMFGFPAEMLQVGRPIAELTRWALARMPQRGQDERALERRLAFMRAGTAHLTERVFPDGSIVEIRGNPMPGGGFVATYTDVTASRQAERQLKQANETLEQRVAERTVLLETAKREAEHANDAKSRFLTAIGHDLLQPLHAAQLFTDALSQQLPEARQRDTALQVRGALDSTTDLLTGLLDMSRLEAGGLLPEPRDFPLMEVLEPLASEFRVLANERGLSFDIVPTRAWVHTDPQLLRRILQNFLANAVRYTVRGGVLLGVRRRGDRLRVEVWDTGPGIAEAEQRRIFEEFRRGEDVPGQGLGLGLSIADRIAALLEATLSLRSRLGQGAVFAVDLVRVATPAPAPVAVGKPGLAGRHVLAVDNDPAALSALKQVLEGWGCSVAIAGGSTGAEMALRERSADLWLFDFHLDDGDTGVALAERLRAAHGARPCLILTADQTDAVRRAVRDADLPLLAKPVRPLALKSVLDRLLAARASAVAAS
- a CDS encoding TonB-dependent receptor translates to MKRKHLSLAIGCVLLSSVPVAWAQDAAPAAGTPATNATTLDSVKVTARKREETLQDVPVAVTAFTPETLDKLNIKDLGDLDAQVPNLTVYAARGSTSTVTAYIRGVGQADPLWGVDPGVGIYLDDVYIARPQGALLDVFDVERIEVLRGPQGTLYGKNTIGGAIKYISRGLPQETTGFASVTVGNYNQLDVKAALGGEIGGKDSGLRARVAVASMNRDGFGENTYTGQEVSDKEINAIRAQVGAYSQDDFDVQFAFDYMDDQSGVRGAKMLAPNPLAAAYPPTDDRYDIRSGMKNINDTEMKGASVTVNWRPSDDWAFKYVAAKRESDTETNIDFDTTPRPLVDVRAFYSDSQVSQELQANYDGGGRARGVMGLYWFNGDAGGQVLNYFWNPLLATGLTNPLFGDTQGVVNTKSVALYADWTFDLTDRLKLDVGARYTDEDKHAIALNRFYTNNQYETSWGTAANFNKTVNFKNVSPKVSLDYQITPDIMVYGLASRGFKSGGYNIRANTTAVPRSGEPFDDESVDSFEIGSKMSFLDQRLFLNLSAFHNKYEDIQLSVFTSYTLPNGSQSFFGDFTNAGKGTVNGVEVEYQFLPTANWLISGNLAWLDAKYDEFITSGVNVADSQYFTNAPEFSGAINVEYRTDLANGGNLSARVGYSYQSEVWPTTDLSPLIKQDGYGLVNAGVIWKVSDAWSLSLQGTNLADEEYRTTGYNIAAYGVLTGFYGPPRQYSLTARYDF